Part of the Acidobacteriota bacterium genome is shown below.
ATAGCGCGGACGTGCAGCCGAGCGATTCAAAGGAGGTAGCCGTATTGACTGGCGGCAGTTTGAATGCCCCGAATTGGAGTGTAAATGCGAGCATCGGTGATCCGGGCAGTATCACACCGTTGGGGTCATCGGATAGCAATGTCTATCGCGCTTCATATACAGCTCCGGCTGATACCAAAGCCTTGAATGTGACCGTAAACGCCAGCGCATCTGGCGGAGGAACGCAATCCGGCAACTTTTCTCTCAGTAAAGTCGGGGTAACAAGTTTTTCGAGCGCGCTTGGAAACGGCAGGCTTAATCCAAAAGCCAACACCAATTTCACCATAACTGGCAATCAAGATTTCCCTGAGGGTTCATTGGTAGTTGTGTTTAGGCAGGGAGACAAGAATACCCCAGATATTATTGTCTCAAGAAGCGTATCCGATTCTAAAATTTTAACTGGAATTGCTCCACCAAACACATCATTTATCGGGGACGCTCAAATCATAATTCTTCAAAATGGAACGAAAATCTCTAAAGACAAAACCAAAGGCGCAGCCTACTATGCATTTAATCCACCATCTCCACCCACTGCCACAAGTCCAGATGGATTCAACAGGCTTGGTGGTATCCTGACAATAACCTCAACTCTGATCGATGGGAATGGCTTTGAAACATTTAACCAATTGAAGCCAAGTGTCAATATTGGCGGATTAGATTTCACGGTTAATACATCTCAACCAACACGATTGGATGGTTTGGTGCTAAGAGCATCTAAAGACATCTCATCTTGTACAGTTGAAGGCCAAACTCCTTGTAAAAGAATTACTGTATTAAATCCGGGGGGTAGAAAGGCTGACAAAACCATTAGCAATATCCCCCTGTATAATCTGAAACCGGGGCCAACGCCTGCGATACAGTCAATAAATACAAATGTCGCGCCATCGACTGGACAAACGCAGGTGCGAATATCAGGAACAAATCTTGATTTCGTAAAAAGGGTTACATTTTCTGCTGTTGAGGCGCTGGAAATCGTCAGACAAACGCCTGATCAATTGCGGGTCATCGTTCCTCCTAACTGTAGGGGCACGTCTACAATTACCATATTCGATGTGGATGATGGGAGCGCAGCATTGGCAGGGTTTCAATATGTTGCGGCTGTCCCTCAGCAAGTAAATTCCCATGAGATTCCCGGATTAGGATATGTCTTTATTGTTGGAGGGTGCAGTGAAGCCTTGTCGCGGGATAATAATTTTACTTTTACCCCAAATTGTATCGCTGCAAATCCACCACATACAGCGGTTCAGGTGAATATACAGGAGATTTTACAACCAGACCCGCGATTGCCGAGTTTTCTGCCTGGGCAAAGGGTTTTTGCGGTAAATGCAGATTTCAATCGCGGAAACTGCCCTGGAAACCTCGCGGTTCCTGCGGATTTTGACCTCACACTGTTTAATAGCGCAGATACTACAAAACGGCTAACGGTCAGATTGAGGTTTACCAGATTTTAAGGTGGATAGGTTTTCTGCCTACTCAGAGAATAATTTTGCCTCTGAGTAGGCAGAAAACCACCCTTTCTGATTGCGAATCGGTATAGAGTAGGGAAATTGTAGGAGATGCAATGAATAAGAGAAAAATTGATAAATTAAAAATGCTATTTTTACTGCAACTGGTTTTCTTGATTCCGATTAAATCATTTGCCCAATTTACTCTATCTCCCATTGTCAAACGTGGAGAACCCAGCCCTGATGGTGGACGATTTTTCATTTGTGATGATTGTGAAGGGCGCATTAATGGTCATCATGCCTTCAATAATCAAGGTAGTGTTGCAATTTCTGCTGATACAGAAGGTAAATGTTTTGGTGCACTATTTTTAGTGACTGTTGAGAAGGATGTTGTATTATCCGATTCCTGTACTGAAACCCCTTGGGGAAAGCTGGGATATGGCTCTACACAACTTAACAGCCAATCTCAAGCTGTTTTTATGGCTTTCCCATTGATGAATAATCGATTCGTTACCACCATCTTTTTCCATTCCGATGGCCAACTTTCTAGAATCGTTGGAGAAGGTGATCCAACACCACTTGGTACAACCTTCGGTAATTGCGGCTTTAGCGCACCAAGTATCAACGACAAAGGCGAAATCGCTTTCGGCGCTTGCACAAACGACGGACAAGCTTTAATCCGCGATGGTATTTTTGTTCATGCCAACGGGCAACTCATTCCCATCGCCGTCAACGAAGATGTCACAGATATTTTACCCGGCAAGTTCTATTTTAATTTCTTCCCTGCTGTCCAAGCCTACATCAACAACAACAGCGAAGTCCTCTTTCAAGGCAAAATCATTCTTGATTCTTTAGAGCGCGAACGCTATGGCTGGTTTCTTAAAACTCACGACGGCATTAAAAAAATTTTCCTTGATGCTGACCCCTTGGTTGACGGCTTGAGCGTCAAAGACCGCACCATCGGCACCAGTGATTTGAATGATAACGGGGAAGTCGCTTTTGCAGTGCTGCTCGACGGCAAAGCCGATAGCGGCATCTTCAGGCGTTCCGGCAATCAAATCAGCAAAATTATGGCGCAAGGCGATGCCACCCCGATTGGCGGCAAATTCTCAACCCTCGATGACCCCGACCTGATTGAAAATTTCCTGTTGCTCAGACCGCGCATCAATGCCAACAGCGCCGTGGCATTCAAAGCCAAAGTCATTGACGGCAGGTCCGGCACAGCGATTTTCCTGGCTTCACCAAACGCTATGCTCAAAGTCGTGGCAGTTGGCGACACCGTGCCCACCGGCGAAACCATTCGCGAAATTGATACCTTCGCCTTGAATGATTTGGGGGAGGTGGCGTTTTTCGCCTATGGTCGCAAAAATCACACCCAACCGCTTGGCGTTTACAAAGCGACGCCAGCGCAACCGGTCATCAAAAAAGTCAAACTCAAAAACAAAAATGGTCGCTTGGAATTACGGGTCAACGGCAACGGCATGATTACCAACGATTCGGTGATTGAAATCAATGGCGTGAGGCTTGAAGTGATGAGCTACCCGGAAACTGCCAGAGAAGCGGGCGGCACCACAACGCAAATCATCAGCCGCGATGCCCAGCTTGAACAATTACTTCCTGTCGGACAAACCGTGCAGATTAAGGTTTACAATGCCCTGACAAATCGATTCAGTGAAGTAAGAAATTTTACGAGACAATAAAGACTCCTCACCACATATGGCAAAGC
Proteins encoded:
- a CDS encoding choice-of-anchor tandem repeat NxxGxxAF-containing protein; this encodes MNNRFVTTIFFHSDGQLSRIVGEGDPTPLGTTFGNCGFSAPSINDKGEIAFGACTNDGQALIRDGIFVHANGQLIPIAVNEDVTDILPGKFYFNFFPAVQAYINNNSEVLFQGKIILDSLERERYGWFLKTHDGIKKIFLDADPLVDGLSVKDRTIGTSDLNDNGEVAFAVLLDGKADSGIFRRSGNQISKIMAQGDATPIGGKFSTLDDPDLIENFLLLRPRINANSAVAFKAKVIDGRSGTAIFLASPNAMLKVVAVGDTVPTGETIREIDTFALNDLGEVAFFAYGRKNHTQPLGVYKATPAQPVIKKVKLKNKNGRLELRVNGNGMITNDSVIEINGVRLEVMSYPETAREAGGTTTQIISRDAQLEQLLPVGQTVQIKVYNALTNRFSEVRNFTRQ